Proteins encoded by one window of Pseudonocardia alni:
- a CDS encoding oxygenase MpaB family protein: MLAEPPVAPRRFRSAPERAARIARPLGLVAGVRDLDPALLAEIGRRMFTRDETGAALARAMGRDRDEAGRAGTGRVTMRALHTALAAGAAPADAPPALRDFLAAVTPDPDWLDRDLLERGARAYRRLGRSRDDVLLGLSLIGGYRYGGPTELLVRTGGLTGAGAMRRLGETQAWAFAVSRPGGMEPGGAGWAATLHVRAMHALVAERFERGDRYDVAGHGLPINQADAAATLGLFNSTAILGCRLLGRHVPRADGDAIMHLWRYVGWLMGVDDDWLFDTERAQNAFNHHVVLAQGDVTPAGPLLAGALVEGLRSERTGGPADRFRGAWERRRLLSLLRVFLRAEGLRDLDLPVTAAWMWPSQVLRNLVESLLVARTARGRRWLERRSDRRVEADLARRFGRETPGPRDLAA; encoded by the coding sequence ATGCTGGCAGAGCCGCCCGTCGCCCCGCGACGCTTCCGCAGCGCGCCCGAGCGTGCGGCGCGCATCGCCCGTCCGCTCGGCCTGGTCGCCGGGGTCCGCGACCTCGATCCCGCGCTGCTCGCCGAGATCGGCCGCCGGATGTTCACCCGCGACGAGACCGGCGCCGCGCTGGCCCGCGCGATGGGACGCGACCGCGACGAGGCGGGCCGCGCCGGGACCGGCCGTGTGACCATGCGGGCGTTGCACACCGCTCTGGCCGCGGGCGCCGCGCCGGCCGACGCCCCGCCCGCACTGCGGGACTTCCTCGCCGCGGTCACCCCGGACCCGGACTGGCTCGACCGGGACCTGCTCGAGCGCGGCGCCCGCGCCTACCGCAGGCTCGGCCGCAGCCGCGACGACGTGCTGCTGGGACTCTCGCTGATCGGCGGCTACCGCTACGGCGGCCCCACCGAGCTGCTCGTCCGCACCGGTGGGCTCACCGGCGCCGGCGCGATGCGCCGCCTCGGTGAGACCCAGGCGTGGGCGTTCGCCGTCAGCCGTCCCGGCGGGATGGAGCCCGGCGGTGCGGGCTGGGCGGCGACGCTGCACGTGCGCGCCATGCACGCCCTCGTCGCGGAGCGGTTCGAGCGGGGCGACCGCTACGACGTCGCCGGCCACGGGCTGCCGATCAACCAGGCCGACGCCGCGGCCACGCTCGGGCTGTTCAACAGCACCGCGATCCTCGGCTGCCGCCTGCTCGGACGCCACGTCCCACGCGCCGACGGCGACGCGATCATGCACCTGTGGCGCTACGTCGGGTGGCTGATGGGCGTCGACGACGACTGGCTGTTCGACACCGAGCGCGCCCAGAACGCGTTCAACCACCACGTCGTGCTGGCCCAGGGCGACGTCACCCCGGCAGGCCCGCTGCTCGCGGGCGCGCTCGTCGAGGGGCTGCGCAGCGAGCGGACCGGTGGCCCCGCCGACCGGTTCCGCGGCGCCTGGGAGCGACGACGGCTGCTGTCGCTGCTGCGGGTGTTCCTGCGAGCCGAGGGCCTGCGCGACCTGGACCTTCCGGTGACCGCGGCGTGGATGTGGCCGTCGCAGGTGCTGCGCAACCTGGTCGAGTCGCTGCTCGTCGCGCGGACCGCACGGGGGCGGCGGTGGCTGGAGCGCCGCTCGGACCGCCGCGTCGAGGCCGACCTGGCCCGTCGCTTCGGCCGCGAGACGCCCGGCCCGCGCGACCTGGCAGCCTGA
- a CDS encoding acyl-CoA dehydrogenase family protein: protein MTAPTTPYTELGEALGTDFFSVRDQFTDEQWQRFADTRTFVDAEVLPGINDYWERAELPWHLFRRLPELGIVGEDIQGYGAAGMSPLALGLVHMELHRGDGSLGTFLGVHAGLAMKAIAMCGSEEQKQRWLPSMSTMDKLGAFALTEPMHGSDSVALETTATRDGDHWVLRGSKRWIGNGSVADLVVVWARDTDSGEVLGFVVETPAEGYEATVIPGKVSLRALWQADIELDGVRVPEENRLTEARTFADCAAVLATTRGTCAWMALGHATAGYDAALRYALEREQFGKPLASFQIVQQRLVAMLADLTGMQLYCMQSARLAEVGKLSPTVAGLAKMHNTRTARKILSEARDLLGGNGILLEHHVVRHWADIEAIHTFEGTETIQTLIVGRDVTGISAFT from the coding sequence ATGACCGCACCGACCACTCCGTACACCGAGCTGGGCGAGGCCCTGGGCACCGACTTCTTCTCGGTGCGCGACCAGTTCACCGACGAGCAGTGGCAGCGCTTCGCCGACACCCGCACGTTCGTCGACGCCGAGGTCCTCCCCGGCATCAACGACTACTGGGAGCGCGCCGAGCTGCCCTGGCACCTGTTCCGGCGCCTCCCCGAGCTCGGGATCGTCGGCGAGGACATCCAGGGCTACGGGGCGGCCGGGATGAGCCCGCTCGCGCTCGGCCTCGTGCACATGGAGCTGCACCGCGGGGACGGCTCGCTCGGCACGTTCCTCGGGGTGCACGCGGGCCTGGCGATGAAGGCGATCGCGATGTGCGGCTCGGAGGAGCAGAAGCAACGCTGGCTGCCGTCGATGTCCACCATGGACAAGTTGGGAGCGTTCGCGCTGACCGAGCCGATGCACGGTTCGGACTCGGTCGCGCTGGAGACCACCGCGACCCGCGACGGCGACCACTGGGTGCTGCGCGGGTCGAAGCGCTGGATCGGCAACGGCAGCGTCGCGGACCTGGTGGTCGTGTGGGCGCGCGACACCGACTCCGGCGAGGTGCTCGGGTTCGTCGTCGAGACCCCGGCGGAGGGCTACGAGGCCACCGTCATCCCGGGCAAGGTGTCGCTGCGGGCACTCTGGCAGGCCGACATCGAGCTGGACGGGGTCCGGGTGCCGGAGGAGAACCGGCTGACCGAGGCGCGGACGTTCGCCGACTGCGCCGCGGTGCTGGCCACCACCCGGGGCACCTGCGCCTGGATGGCACTGGGCCACGCGACCGCCGGCTACGACGCCGCCCTGCGCTACGCGCTGGAGCGCGAGCAGTTCGGCAAGCCGCTGGCGAGCTTCCAGATCGTGCAGCAGCGGCTCGTCGCGATGCTCGCCGACCTGACCGGCATGCAGCTCTACTGCATGCAGTCCGCCCGGCTCGCCGAGGTGGGCAAGCTGTCGCCGACCGTCGCGGGGCTGGCGAAGATGCACAACACCCGGACCGCCCGCAAGATCCTCTCCGAGGCGCGGGACCTGCTCGGCGGCAACGGGATCCTGCTGGAGCACCACGTCGTGCGGCACTGGGCCGACATCGAGGCCATCCACACCTTCGAGGGCACCGAGACGATCCAGACCCTCATCGTGGGCCGGGACGTGACCGGGATCAGCGCGTTCACCTGA
- a CDS encoding VOC family protein, with product MTDAPVARFALFALDCPDPLELARFYSAITGWPVQGPTDTDPDWVELDPGGAGATLAFQQISEGEFTPPEWPGQVRPQRGHVDFDVPDLDAGEAAVLALGATRHEVQPAPDSFRVFLDPIGHPFCLVRA from the coding sequence ATGACCGATGCACCCGTTGCCAGGTTCGCACTGTTCGCGCTCGACTGCCCGGACCCGCTGGAGCTCGCCCGGTTCTACTCGGCGATCACCGGCTGGCCGGTCCAGGGGCCGACCGACACCGACCCCGACTGGGTCGAGCTCGACCCGGGCGGCGCGGGCGCGACCCTGGCGTTCCAGCAGATCTCCGAGGGGGAGTTCACCCCGCCGGAGTGGCCCGGGCAGGTGCGGCCCCAGCGCGGGCACGTCGACTTCGACGTGCCCGACCTGGACGCCGGGGAGGCCGCGGTGCTGGCGCTCGGCGCCACCCGGCACGAGGTCCAGCCCGCGCCGGACAGCTTCCGGGTCTTCCTCGACCCGATCGGGCACCCGTTCTGCCTGGTGCGGGCCTGA